One genomic segment of Brassica napus cultivar Da-Ae chromosome A3, Da-Ae, whole genome shotgun sequence includes these proteins:
- the LOC106444237 gene encoding uncharacterized protein LOC106444237 — translation MLKMLSVLRRNLQSLRKSPRVADESALPSTTVNGDRRENGVMMKFPLSIMSCFAVPRGSRTDGVWVSGDYGRVSEVNHLMVCDGMRYALLM, via the coding sequence ATGCTGAAGATGTTATCTGtgttacgacgaaacctccaaAGTCTTCGAAAAAGTCCGCGTGTTGCTGATGAAAGTGCGTTGCCTTCAACGACCGTTAACGGAGACAGGAGAGAAAACGGCGTGATGATGAAGTTTCCGTTATCGATCATGTCATGCTTTGCGGTTCCACGTGGTAGCAGGACTGATGGTGTGTGGGTGTCGGGAGATTACGGAAGGGTCTCGGAGGTTAACCATCTCATGGTTTGTGATGGCATGAGATACGCTCTCTTAATGTAA